In Flavobacterium sp. WV_118_3, one DNA window encodes the following:
- a CDS encoding glycosyltransferase family 2 protein, producing MNLSIIIPLLNESESLPELHSWIVRVMTANHFSYEVIFIDDGSTDNSWKLIETLSAQDPNVKGIRFLRNYGKSQALHAGFAKAQGDVIITMDADLQDSPDEIPELYHMITDQQYDLVSGWKKKRYDSVVAKNLPSKLFNWAARKTSGVQLNDFNCGLKAYKNIVIKNIEVSGEMHRYIPVLAKNAGFAKIGEKVVIHQARKYGATKFGMERFINGFLDLITIWFLSRFGKRPMHLFGALGVLMFSIGFLSAGYIGFSKLFRLYHHQHTILVTSNPWFYIALTTMIIGTQLFLAGFLGEIILRTKNNEERYKIAEKVNI from the coding sequence ATGAATTTATCCATAATAATTCCTTTATTAAACGAGAGCGAATCGCTCCCGGAACTGCATTCCTGGATTGTCCGTGTCATGACAGCCAACCATTTCTCCTACGAAGTGATTTTTATTGACGACGGCAGTACCGATAATTCCTGGAAGCTGATCGAAACACTATCGGCTCAGGATCCCAATGTAAAAGGAATCCGCTTTTTAAGGAATTACGGAAAATCGCAGGCGCTTCATGCCGGTTTTGCAAAAGCCCAGGGTGATGTCATCATCACTATGGATGCCGATTTACAGGACAGTCCTGACGAGATTCCGGAGTTATATCATATGATTACCGATCAACAGTACGACCTGGTGTCGGGTTGGAAAAAAAAGCGTTACGATTCGGTCGTAGCCAAAAATTTACCTTCAAAATTGTTTAACTGGGCCGCTCGTAAAACATCGGGTGTCCAGTTAAATGATTTTAACTGCGGACTAAAGGCGTATAAAAATATCGTAATCAAAAATATTGAGGTTTCCGGTGAAATGCACCGTTATATCCCGGTACTGGCCAAAAACGCCGGCTTTGCCAAAATTGGCGAAAAGGTGGTCATTCATCAGGCCCGAAAATATGGCGCAACCAAATTCGGAATGGAGCGCTTTATCAACGGTTTTCTCGATCTGATTACCATCTGGTTTTTATCCCGGTTCGGAAAAAGACCCATGCACCTCTTTGGCGCCCTGGGCGTACTGATGTTTAGCATCGGTTTTCTGTCAGCCGGATATATCGGTTTCAGTAAACTGTTCCGACTCTACCACCACCAGCACACTATTTTAGTGACCAGCAATCCGTGGTTTTATATTGCTCTAACTACCATGATCATTGGAACACAACTATTTTTAGCCGGCTTTTTAGGCGAAATTATTCTTCGTACCAAAAACAACGAAGAACGCTATAAAATTGCCGAAAAGGTTAATATTTAG
- a CDS encoding ABC transporter ATP-binding protein, protein MTYFKQIFRFAIPYLKYAYLNIAFNILYALFSTISFMALIPMLSVLFGETKKITEAPQYTGIENIKPFAEDYFNYFVTTTSEAKGIDYTLGILVVIIISIFLLKNLFNYLALFFATFLRNGMLRDLRNAMYKKAVELPLSFFSEKRKGDTISRITWDVGEVQSSYLSILELIIKEPLTIIFTIVGMLIISVKLTIFVFIFIPVSGFVISLIGKRLKKQSTVAQQEQGMFLSIVEETLGGLKVIKGFTSEAYFNKKFSSSTDRYFSLSNKIMNRQNMASPVSEFMGIMVIAILLWFGGHMVLVEKTLLGAQFIAYMGLAYNILTPAKAISKASYDIKRGNAAAERVLEILEEENPITSKPNAIQKSTFDDSIKIENINFRYEEDNVLKNFSLEVPKGKTVALVGQSGSGKSTIANLLTRFYDVQEGEIKIDNINIKDYDLHALRSLMGLVTQDSILFNDTIKNNILLGKQDATDDEIIAALKVANAYEFVKDLPNGIDTNIGDSGNKLSGGQKQRLSIARAVLKNPPIMILDEATSALDTESERLVQQALENMMQNRTSVVIAHRLSTIQKADKIVVMQKGEIVEQGTHDELLALNGTYSKLVMMQSFE, encoded by the coding sequence ATGACCTACTTTAAACAAATTTTTCGCTTTGCGATCCCTTATTTAAAATACGCTTACCTGAATATTGCGTTCAATATCCTCTATGCTTTATTCAGTACCATTTCGTTTATGGCACTGATCCCGATGTTGTCGGTCTTATTCGGAGAAACCAAAAAAATCACCGAAGCACCACAGTATACCGGTATCGAAAACATTAAACCTTTTGCAGAAGATTATTTTAATTATTTTGTGACAACTACTTCCGAAGCTAAAGGTATCGATTATACACTCGGCATATTAGTCGTGATCATTATTTCCATTTTCTTATTAAAGAATCTTTTTAACTACCTGGCCTTGTTTTTCGCTACCTTCCTCCGAAACGGAATGCTGCGCGATCTTCGGAATGCGATGTATAAAAAGGCTGTGGAATTACCGCTTTCGTTCTTTTCCGAAAAACGAAAAGGAGACACCATTTCCCGTATCACCTGGGACGTGGGAGAAGTGCAGAGCTCCTACCTTTCGATATTGGAGCTGATCATAAAAGAACCGCTAACGATTATCTTTACCATTGTGGGGATGCTAATCATTAGTGTAAAACTGACCATTTTCGTGTTTATTTTTATTCCGGTTTCGGGTTTTGTAATCTCGTTAATCGGTAAGCGATTAAAAAAACAGTCGACTGTAGCACAACAGGAACAGGGCATGTTTTTATCGATCGTTGAAGAAACCCTTGGTGGCTTAAAAGTGATCAAAGGGTTTACCTCGGAAGCTTATTTTAATAAAAAATTCAGTTCGTCGACCGATCGTTATTTTAGCCTTTCCAACAAAATCATGAACCGTCAGAACATGGCGTCTCCGGTAAGTGAATTTATGGGAATTATGGTTATCGCCATCTTATTATGGTTTGGCGGTCATATGGTATTGGTTGAAAAAACCTTATTGGGCGCGCAGTTTATCGCCTATATGGGATTGGCCTACAATATTCTAACGCCAGCTAAAGCTATTTCTAAAGCATCTTACGATATTAAAAGAGGAAATGCAGCTGCCGAACGGGTTCTGGAAATTCTGGAAGAAGAAAATCCAATTACCAGTAAGCCAAATGCGATTCAGAAAAGCACTTTTGACGATTCGATTAAAATTGAGAATATCAATTTCCGTTATGAAGAGGATAATGTCCTGAAAAACTTTTCATTGGAAGTACCAAAAGGTAAAACCGTAGCTTTGGTAGGACAATCCGGTTCCGGAAAAAGTACTATCGCCAATTTGCTAACGCGTTTTTACGATGTTCAGGAAGGGGAAATCAAAATCGACAACATCAATATTAAGGATTACGATTTACATGCGTTACGCAGTCTAATGGGATTGGTAACACAGGATAGCATTTTGTTTAACGATACGATTAAAAACAATATCCTTTTAGGAAAACAGGACGCTACCGACGATGAGATCATTGCTGCCTTAAAAGTAGCCAATGCCTACGAGTTTGTAAAAGACCTGCCAAATGGTATTGATACCAATATTGGAGATAGCGGAAATAAACTATCCGGTGGTCAGAAGCAACGTTTGTCTATCGCGAGAGCCGTTTTGAAAAATCCACCGATTATGATCCTGGATGAAGCGACTTCGGCTCTGGATACCGAAAGTGAGCGTTTGGTACAACAGGCGTTGGAAAACATGATGCAAAACCGTACTTCGGTCGTTATTGCACACCGCCTTTCGACCATTCAAAAAGCCGATAAGATCGTAGTAATGCAAAAAGGTGAAATCGTAGAACAGGGAACACACGATGAATTGTTAGCCCTAAACGGAACGTATTCCAAACTGGTGATGATGCAATCGTTCGAATAA
- a CDS encoding type B 50S ribosomal protein L31, translated as MKKGIHPENYRLVAFKDMSNEDVFITKSTVDTKETIEVDGVEYPVFKMEISRTSHPFYTGKSKLIDTAGRIDKFKNKYAKFSK; from the coding sequence ATGAAAAAAGGAATTCACCCGGAAAATTACAGATTGGTAGCATTTAAAGATATGTCAAACGAAGACGTATTCATCACTAAATCTACTGTAGATACGAAAGAAACAATTGAAGTTGATGGTGTTGAATATCCAGTGTTTAAAATGGAGATTTCAAGAACATCTCACCCATTCTACACAGGTAAATCAAAACTTATCGATACGGCTGGACGTATTGATAAATTCAAAAACAAATACGCTAAATTTAGTAAGTAA
- a CDS encoding DUF4199 domain-containing protein has product MNATIKKNGINFGIIMGVFSILVTTLIYAIDVSLFVNPWIGIASIIIYIVLGVVLLSKTKKALGGITFKEAFTVYFIAAAIGAVLGVVFNIILFNFIDPSVKETISQMSIEYTVDMLKKFNTPTAAIKETVEKMKETDNYSIANQLKGLVFSFVFSAIFGAILALIFKNKTNTLE; this is encoded by the coding sequence ATGAATGCTACAATCAAAAAAAACGGGATTAATTTTGGTATCATAATGGGTGTATTTTCCATTTTAGTCACTACTTTAATTTATGCCATTGACGTATCGCTATTTGTTAATCCCTGGATCGGAATTGCAAGCATTATCATTTATATCGTTTTAGGAGTTGTACTGCTTTCCAAAACCAAAAAAGCACTGGGCGGTATCACGTTTAAGGAAGCTTTTACCGTTTACTTTATTGCTGCGGCTATCGGTGCTGTTTTAGGGGTGGTTTTCAACATCATTTTGTTTAATTTTATCGATCCGTCAGTAAAAGAAACCATCAGCCAAATGTCTATCGAATATACCGTCGATATGCTTAAAAAATTCAACACACCTACTGCTGCTATCAAAGAGACGGTTGAAAAAATGAAAGAGACTGATAATTACAGTATCGCTAATCAATTAAAAGGATTGGTTTTCAGTTTTGTTTTCAGTGCTATTTTCGGTGCTATCCTGGCGTTGATTTTCAAAAACAAAACCAATACATTAGAATAA
- a CDS encoding outer membrane beta-barrel protein produces the protein MKQILLTLAGVFFINTAQSQELSYGLVLGGNFYEANNGNGRSSMESKENFKANLGGYVEYGFTNNIGVKTEITYTSKNISTTNISPLPKTDFEFNYIEVSPAFKYDFGDEYRKGFYMTLGPRFSFMTSAKSKGEDVKDLFEKMDIGLQLGLGQRLLQYFDLQAKLDYGATPFFQIKELDAKSSFLGAYVSLNIDLERMINKN, from the coding sequence ATGAAACAAATTTTACTTACACTGGCAGGCGTATTTTTTATAAATACTGCGCAAAGCCAGGAACTTTCCTATGGTTTGGTATTAGGAGGGAATTTTTATGAGGCAAATAACGGAAATGGAAGAAGTTCAATGGAATCCAAAGAAAATTTTAAAGCTAACTTAGGGGGCTATGTTGAATATGGTTTTACCAATAATATTGGGGTTAAAACCGAAATTACCTATACGAGCAAAAATATTTCAACTACCAATATCAGTCCTTTACCAAAAACTGATTTTGAATTCAATTATATTGAAGTTTCTCCGGCATTTAAATACGATTTCGGAGACGAATACCGAAAAGGATTTTATATGACATTAGGGCCACGTTTTTCGTTTATGACTTCGGCAAAATCTAAAGGAGAAGACGTTAAGGATTTGTTTGAAAAAATGGATATTGGCTTACAGTTGGGGTTAGGACAACGATTGTTACAATATTTCGATTTACAGGCAAAATTAGATTACGGAGCTACTCCATTTTTTCAAATTAAAGAGTTAGATGCTAAATCAAGCTTTTTGGGGGCGTATGTTTCCTTAAATATCGATTTAGAGCGAATGATCAATAAGAACTAA
- a CDS encoding phospho-sugar mutase has translation MHIEQQLLDKVNIWLNSPVFDSETQEKIKEMMTSSPKELEDSFYKNLEFGTGGMRGIMGVGTNRINKYTLGKNTQGISDYLKKSFPGEALKVAIAYDCRHNSDTLAKVVADVFSANGIKVFLFSDMRPTPELSFTVKHLECHAGIVLTASHNPPEYNGYKVYWQDGGQLVPPQDHEIIQTIEALQYDQIRFEANNDLIEYIDTAVDKAFINSAIENGSFNTPASAKENLKIVFTSLHGTSIKLVPDVLEKAGYTNVAIVKEQAEPNGDFPTVKSPNPEEPEALTMALTLAEKTGADIVIGTDPDSDRLGVAVRNTEGQLLLLNGNQTMVLMTHFLLEQWKKQGRITGTEFIGSTIVSTPMMLELADVYGIECKVGLTGFKWIAKMIKDFPEQKFIGGGEESFGFMAGDAVRDKDAVTATLLICEIAAQAKANGSSLYQELLQMYVDFGFYKESLISITKKGIDGANEIKKMMADLRNNPLDEINGERVIFIEDYQNSTTKNRFTGETGTLDIPKSNVLIYYLEDGSKICARPSGTEPKIKFYFSVNARIESLDEIAAAEEFLDNKIENIITGMNLS, from the coding sequence ATGCACATCGAACAGCAGCTACTCGATAAAGTCAATATCTGGCTTAACAGTCCGGTATTTGATTCGGAAACTCAGGAAAAAATCAAGGAAATGATGACGTCTTCTCCAAAAGAACTGGAGGATAGTTTTTATAAAAACCTGGAATTTGGTACCGGAGGAATGCGCGGCATCATGGGTGTTGGCACCAATAGAATCAACAAATATACTTTAGGAAAAAATACACAGGGAATTTCAGATTATTTAAAAAAATCATTCCCGGGCGAAGCACTTAAAGTTGCGATTGCTTACGATTGCCGTCACAATAGCGACACACTGGCTAAAGTGGTTGCCGATGTATTTTCTGCCAATGGCATTAAGGTGTTTTTATTTTCGGATATGCGTCCAACACCAGAGTTATCGTTTACCGTAAAACATCTGGAGTGTCACGCCGGAATTGTATTAACGGCTTCACACAATCCGCCGGAATACAACGGTTATAAAGTGTACTGGCAGGATGGTGGCCAATTGGTTCCGCCGCAAGACCATGAAATCATACAAACCATCGAAGCCTTACAATACGATCAAATCCGATTTGAAGCGAATAACGACCTGATCGAATATATCGATACCGCTGTTGACAAAGCCTTTATTAATTCGGCTATCGAAAACGGAAGTTTTAACACTCCTGCCTCGGCAAAAGAAAACCTAAAAATCGTTTTTACATCGCTACACGGAACGTCCATCAAACTGGTTCCGGATGTGTTGGAAAAAGCCGGTTATACTAATGTAGCCATCGTTAAAGAACAAGCCGAACCAAACGGCGATTTCCCAACGGTAAAATCGCCCAACCCGGAAGAACCGGAAGCCTTAACCATGGCATTGACACTGGCTGAAAAAACCGGAGCCGATATCGTAATCGGAACTGATCCGGACAGCGATCGACTTGGTGTGGCCGTTCGCAATACCGAAGGACAGTTGCTATTGTTAAACGGTAACCAGACCATGGTACTCATGACACATTTCTTATTGGAACAATGGAAAAAACAAGGTCGCATTACCGGAACTGAGTTTATCGGATCAACGATTGTATCGACTCCAATGATGCTGGAATTGGCCGATGTTTACGGAATCGAATGTAAAGTCGGATTAACCGGTTTTAAATGGATCGCTAAAATGATCAAAGATTTCCCGGAACAAAAATTTATCGGTGGTGGTGAAGAAAGTTTTGGCTTTATGGCCGGTGATGCCGTTCGCGATAAGGATGCTGTGACCGCTACCCTTCTGATTTGTGAAATCGCAGCTCAGGCGAAAGCCAACGGAAGTTCTTTATACCAAGAATTACTACAAATGTATGTGGATTTCGGTTTTTATAAAGAATCCCTGATCTCCATTACCAAAAAAGGAATCGACGGTGCGAACGAAATCAAAAAAATGATGGCAGATTTAAGAAACAATCCGCTGGACGAAATTAATGGTGAACGGGTGATTTTTATAGAGGATTATCAAAATTCGACTACTAAAAATAGGTTTACCGGAGAAACCGGAACACTGGATATTCCAAAATCGAATGTACTGATTTACTACCTGGAAGACGGTAGTAAAATATGCGCCCGCCCAAGTGGTACGGAGCCTAAAATCAAATTCTATTTTAGCGTGAATGCGCGAATAGAAAGTCTCGACGAAATTGCCGCTGCGGAAGAATTTCTGGACAATAAAATCGAGAACATTATTACCGGAATGAATTTATCATAA
- a CDS encoding GlmU family protein: MNYILFDGAVRQALLPFTFTRPVADIRIGILTIREKWEKYLGYTTTTITEEYLMEKFPMVEMQENIMINASFLPNEILTEMIANLEPNQAIFHHEDVIAFYTQDSQEEVDFDTYEIIDYTDDCIKIEHTWDIFKKNDSALREDFELLTEGRTSQPIPKSVNVIAPENIFIEEGAKLEFVTLNAATGPIYIGKNAEIMEGTVIRGPFALCEEAVVKLATKIYGATTVGPHCRVGGEISNSVLFAYSNKGHDGFLGNSVLGEWCNMGADSNNSNLKNNYEEVKLWSYETEAMEKTGLQFCGLMMGDHSKCGINTMFNTGTVVGVCANIYGGGFPKNFIPSFSWGGADGFTEYIPEKAFATAENVMSRRHVSFTEQDKAILEHVFEETAKWR; encoded by the coding sequence ATGAACTACATCCTTTTTGACGGAGCAGTCCGACAGGCACTGCTACCGTTTACGTTTACCCGACCTGTAGCGGACATCCGGATCGGAATATTAACCATCCGCGAAAAATGGGAAAAATACCTAGGGTATACAACCACAACTATCACCGAGGAATACCTGATGGAAAAATTCCCAATGGTCGAAATGCAGGAAAATATTATGATTAACGCTTCGTTTCTTCCGAATGAAATACTGACGGAGATGATTGCGAATCTGGAACCCAATCAGGCAATTTTTCATCACGAGGATGTGATCGCGTTCTATACACAGGATTCGCAGGAAGAAGTGGATTTTGATACCTATGAGATTATAGACTATACGGACGATTGTATCAAAATTGAACATACGTGGGACATTTTCAAAAAAAATGACAGCGCTTTACGCGAAGATTTCGAATTGCTTACCGAAGGGCGTACGTCGCAACCGATTCCGAAGAGTGTGAATGTAATCGCACCGGAAAATATTTTTATCGAAGAAGGAGCCAAACTGGAGTTTGTTACCTTAAATGCGGCTACCGGCCCGATCTATATCGGGAAAAATGCGGAGATTATGGAAGGAACCGTAATCCGCGGGCCATTTGCATTATGTGAAGAAGCGGTGGTAAAACTGGCTACCAAAATATATGGCGCGACAACCGTTGGTCCGCATTGTAGAGTAGGTGGCGAAATAAGCAATTCCGTATTATTTGCCTATTCGAATAAAGGACATGATGGCTTTTTAGGGAACTCCGTTTTGGGCGAATGGTGTAATATGGGAGCGGATAGTAATAATTCTAACCTGAAAAACAACTATGAAGAAGTAAAATTATGGAGCTATGAAACCGAAGCAATGGAAAAAACCGGTTTGCAGTTTTGTGGTTTGATGATGGGCGATCATAGTAAATGCGGAATCAATACCATGTTTAATACCGGTACGGTAGTAGGCGTATGTGCAAATATTTACGGCGGCGGATTTCCGAAAAACTTTATACCGAGTTTTTCGTGGGGCGGCGCCGATGGATTTACGGAGTACATTCCGGAAAAAGCATTTGCTACAGCCGAAAACGTAATGTCCCGACGTCATGTGAGCTTTACAGAACAGGATAAAGCGATACTGGAGCATGTATTTGAAGAAACGGCAAAATGGCGCTAA